A stretch of the Aegilops tauschii subsp. strangulata cultivar AL8/78 chromosome 4, Aet v6.0, whole genome shotgun sequence genome encodes the following:
- the LOC109762610 gene encoding stem 28 kDa glycoprotein, with protein MEMARTTTLLLAAAALLVASCGAWEANIRMPTSLDEAVVAPLIHALRPLLGSGKHARVACDSWVLGVEAHNVRGWKTVPASCEGYVGHYMLGSHFRRDSKVVVDQALAYVDSLKLSGNGKEVWVFDIDETTLSNLPYYAKHGFGATPFNATSFDAYVLEGSAPSLPETKRLYNKLLSVGVKPVFLTGRTEDKRAITVTNLRRQGISGWMNLLLKQPGFKGSAVTYKSGERQKLQDAGYIIIGNIGDQWSDILGAPEGARTFKLPDPMYYIG; from the exons ATGGAGATGGCCAGGACGACGAcactcctcctcgccgccgcggcTCTCCTCGTGGCCTCATGCGGCGCGTGGGAGGCCAACATCCGCATGCCGACCTCGCTGGACGAGGCCGTGGTGGCGCCGCTGATCCACGCGCTGCGGCCGCTGCTGGGCTCCGGCAAGCACGCCCGAGTGGCGTGCGACAGCTGGGTGCTGGGCGTGGAGGCGCACAACGTGCGGGGCTGGAAGACGGTGCCCGCCAGCTGCGAGGGCTACGTCGGCCACTACATGCTCGGCAGCCACTTCCGGCGCGACTCCAAGGTCGTCGTCGACCAGGCCCTCGCCTACGTCGACTCCCTCAAGCTCTCCGGCAACGGCAAGGAGGTCTGGGTCTTCGACATCGACGAGACCACCCTCTCCAACCTCCCCTACTACGCCAAGCACGGATTCGG CGCTACACCATTCAACGCGACGAGCTTCGACGCATATGTGCTGGAGGGGAGCGCGCCGTCGCTGCCGGAGACGAAGCGGCTGTACAACAAGCTGCTCTCGGTCGGTGTCAAGCCGGTGTTCCTCACCGGCCGGACCGAGGACAAAAGGGCCATCACCGTCACCAACCTCCGCCGCCAGGGCATCTCTGGGTGGATGAACCTGCTGCTGAAGCAGCCTGGCTTCaagggctccgcggtgacctacAAGTCCGGCGAGAGGCAGAAGCTGCAGGATGCCGGGTACATCATCATCGGTAACATCGGCGACCAGTGGAGCGACATCCTTGGCGCGCCTGAGGGCGCCCGCACTTTCAAGCTGCCTGACCCGATGTACTACATCGGCTAG
- the LOC109762629 gene encoding stem 28 kDa glycoprotein-like — protein sequence MAMARTATLLLIVAAALLAASCGAWEVNIRMPGTVAAVDDAVVAPLIHALRPLLGSGRHAGVACDSWRLGVEAYNVRDWKAVPASCEDYVGHYMVGDHYRRDSKVVVDQAIAYVDSLKLAGKGKEVWVFDVDETTLSNLPYYAKHGFGATPFNVTSFNAYAHEGSAPALPETKRLYNKLFSVGIKPVILTGRAEYLRASTATNLRRQGYSRWMNLLLKAPGFKGSSVAFKSGERQKLQDAGYIIVGNIGDQWSDILGAPEGARTFKLPDPMYYIG from the exons ATGGCAATGGCTAGGACGGCGAcgctcctcctcatcgtcgccGCGGCTCTCCTCGCGGCCTCATGCGGCGCGTGGGAGGTGAACATCCGGATGCCCGGGACGGTGGCGGCCGTGGACGATGCCGTGGTGGCGCCGCTCATCCACGCGCTGCGGCCGCTGCTGGGCTCCGGCAGGCACGCCGGCGTGGCGTGCGACAGCTGGCGGCTGGGCGTGGAGGCTTACAACGTGCGGGACTGGAAGGCGGTCCCCGCCAGCTGCGAGGACTACGTCGGCCACTACATGGTCGGCGACCACTACCGCCGGGACTCCAAGGTCGTCGTCGACCAGGCCATCGCCTACGTCGACAGCCTCAAGCTCGCCGGCAAGGGCAAGGAGGTCTGGGTCTTCGACGTCGACGAGACCACCCTCTCCAACCTCCCCTACTACGCCAAGCACGGCTTCGG GGCGACGCCATTCAACGTGACAAGCTTCAACGCATACGCGCATGAAGGGAGCGCGCCGGCGCTGCCCGAGACGAAGCGGTTGTACAACAAGCTATTCTCGGTCGGCATCAAGCCGGTGATCCTCACCGGTCGGGCCGAGTACCTGAGGGCCTCCACCGCCACAAACCTCCGCCGCCAAGGCTACTCCCGGTGGATGAACCTGCTGCTGAAGGCGCCTGGCTTCAAGGGCTCCTCGGTGGCCTTCAAGTCCGGCGAGAGGCAGAAGCTGCAGGACGCCGGTTACATCATTGTCGGCAACATCGGCGACCAGTGGAGCGACATCCTTGGTGCGCCCGAGGGCGCCCGCACCTTCAAGCTTCCCGACCCCATGTACTACATCGGCTAG